In Deltaproteobacteria bacterium, one DNA window encodes the following:
- a CDS encoding CoA transferase subunit A: protein MKKVYTSATEAVADIPDGATLMVGGFGLCGIPENLILALRDKGVKNLTIISNNAGVDDFGLGLLLHTRQIKKMVSSYVGENKTFEKQYLDGSLELEFNPQGTLAERIRAGGAGVGGFFTPTGVGTKLAEGKEVREIDGKKYVFERPLKADFALVKAWKGDRLGNLVYRLTAQNFNPLMAMAATVTIAEVEELVEPGQLDPNFIHTPNIFVQRILKGEKYEKRIEQRTIRKKHT, encoded by the coding sequence ATGAAAAAAGTCTACACATCCGCTACCGAAGCCGTTGCCGACATCCCTGATGGAGCCACCCTGATGGTAGGGGGTTTTGGCCTTTGCGGAATTCCGGAAAATCTTATTTTGGCCTTGCGGGACAAGGGCGTGAAGAATCTCACCATCATCAGCAACAATGCCGGCGTGGACGATTTTGGTTTGGGTCTGCTTTTGCACACCCGCCAAATCAAAAAGATGGTTTCTTCTTACGTGGGAGAAAATAAGACCTTCGAAAAACAATATCTCGATGGCTCGCTGGAGCTGGAGTTCAATCCTCAAGGAACCCTGGCAGAACGCATCCGTGCTGGGGGTGCGGGCGTGGGTGGATTTTTTACCCCCACGGGAGTAGGCACCAAACTCGCCGAAGGAAAAGAAGTTCGAGAAATCGATGGAAAGAAATATGTGTTCGAAAGGCCCCTCAAGGCCGATTTTGCCTTGGTGAAAGCCTGGAAGGGCGATCGCTTGGGCAATCTCGTCTATCGACTCACAGCCCAGAATTTTAATCCCCTCATGGCCATGGCTGCCACGGTAACGATTGCCGAGGTGGAAGAACTCGTGGAACCCGGACAACTGGATCCCAACTTTATTCATACACCCAATATTTTTGTTCAGAGAATTTTGAAGGGTGAGAAGTATGAGAAGAGGATTGAACAGAGAACCATCAGAAAGAAACATACCTAA